In the Anaerosporomusa subterranea genome, one interval contains:
- the hrcA gene encoding heat-inducible transcriptional repressor HrcA yields MLDERKRKILQAIIEDYIYTAEPVGSRTIARKYELGISPATIRNEMADLEFSGFLEQPHTSAGRIPSAKGYRFYVDCLLSPHHISENDVTMINSWFQSKARRLEEVFQETAKVLSRMTRNISLVSAPQSANSIFKYLQFLPFDSHRVVVVVVTDSGLIENKLLEIPEGTSLVDLQRIAEVLNNSLSGLSFDKIHTPLLAEIKQLVVPDPILVGNALEIVRQALTTDKNKKVYLGGTTQLLSQPEFRDVEKVKGLLTVLEEEKVLHDILDPGSNDGVLVTIGGENKYSGIQDCSMVQATYRADGQVIGTIAILGPTRMEYARIMSVLDFMHGHLGEILKKYQT; encoded by the coding sequence GTGCTTGACGAACGGAAACGCAAGATACTGCAAGCGATCATTGAGGATTATATCTATACGGCGGAGCCAGTCGGCTCACGAACGATCGCTAGAAAATATGAACTTGGTATCAGTCCGGCCACGATTCGTAACGAGATGGCCGATTTGGAGTTTTCCGGCTTTCTTGAGCAGCCTCATACATCAGCTGGTCGCATACCTTCAGCTAAAGGCTATCGATTTTACGTAGATTGTCTATTATCTCCCCACCATATTTCTGAAAATGATGTGACCATGATCAATAGCTGGTTTCAGTCTAAGGCGCGTCGGTTGGAGGAAGTGTTTCAGGAAACCGCGAAAGTGCTATCCCGCATGACACGAAACATCTCACTGGTTTCCGCGCCGCAATCAGCCAATAGCATCTTTAAATATCTGCAATTTCTGCCGTTTGACTCACACCGGGTAGTGGTGGTTGTTGTCACAGATTCAGGCTTGATTGAAAATAAATTGTTAGAAATTCCGGAAGGCACCTCGCTGGTCGATTTGCAGCGTATCGCAGAGGTGTTAAATAATTCGCTGTCCGGCTTATCGTTTGACAAGATACACACTCCATTACTGGCGGAAATTAAACAACTGGTTGTGCCTGATCCTATTTTAGTCGGCAACGCGCTCGAGATTGTCCGCCAGGCGCTGACTACAGATAAAAATAAGAAGGTATACCTTGGCGGAACCACTCAACTGCTTAGTCAACCTGAGTTCCGCGATGTGGAAAAGGTTAAGGGTTTATTGACCGTATTGGAAGAAGAAAAAGTACTGCACGATATTCTTGACCCAGGCAGCAACGACGGTGTGCTGGTCACTATCGGCGGTGAAAATAAATATTCAGGAATTCAGGACTGCAGCATGGTGCAGGCGACCTATCGAGCTGACGGACAGGTAATCGGGACAATTGCGATTTTGGGTCCGACGCGCATGGAATACGCACGGATCATGTCTGTGCTTGACTTTATGCATGGTCACTTGGGAGAGATACTGAAAAAGTATCAAACATGA
- a CDS encoding TCP-1/cpn60 chaperonin family protein encodes MNLKQAGSGSEVDERLAALLTNANAVRAITAAVEGTIGPKGLDTMLVDRFGEVVITNDGVTILDKMDVNHPAAKMLINAAKAQQSEIGDGTTTTTIMAGALMAEGVAQVLKGVPVARIIEGLKQGIAVTLRSLEQHKRVVSGIDDPALRSVARIAGREHEDIADLVIGAATLVGAEKLTDPTFKLSDTVTAQEGAENEVFLGVIIDKERMNKEMPKEVNQTTILLVDDALEPEEMEDEALSTESGFKRYIELKEEFKQSVRKIVELGVGVVLVDRGVHDMAEEILTDAGVLVVQRVSSKDMRRVADHTGARMMKRTGLKKEIADISKYLGQTERVYEDEKLEQIRVMGGRGKPMATILVGAATEEIVGERERIAKDAASSVQAAIKGGYVPGGGAVELALARDLEKSRDSVKGMASYGLECVLNALKRPLSQIVHNAGFNPLEKVEEANAAQLAAGSDSLGVDCDTGHVCDMLTLGVIDPTPVKLHAIKAAGEVAVAILRIDTIIKKKDDGAAAKPSAGDAGMPDF; translated from the coding sequence ATGAATCTAAAACAGGCAGGCAGTGGCTCGGAAGTCGATGAACGACTAGCGGCGCTGCTGACCAATGCAAATGCTGTGCGAGCGATCACGGCAGCGGTTGAGGGCACAATCGGCCCGAAGGGCCTTGATACGATGCTAGTGGACCGCTTCGGCGAAGTCGTCATCACCAATGACGGTGTTACGATATTAGATAAAATGGATGTTAATCACCCGGCGGCCAAAATGTTGATCAATGCGGCCAAAGCACAGCAGTCTGAAATCGGCGATGGTACGACGACCACTACGATTATGGCTGGCGCATTGATGGCAGAAGGAGTCGCTCAAGTTCTAAAAGGTGTCCCGGTTGCCAGAATTATCGAAGGCCTCAAACAAGGCATCGCGGTGACGCTTCGCTCGCTTGAACAGCATAAGCGAGTTGTCAGCGGCATTGATGACCCTGCCTTGCGCAGTGTTGCCCGCATTGCTGGCCGCGAGCATGAAGATATTGCCGATTTAGTGATCGGTGCGGCAACTCTGGTCGGCGCGGAAAAGCTGACAGATCCGACTTTTAAGCTCTCTGATACCGTGACCGCGCAAGAGGGGGCTGAGAATGAAGTCTTTCTTGGCGTGATCATTGACAAAGAGCGCATGAATAAGGAAATGCCTAAAGAAGTTAACCAAACCACGATCTTGTTAGTGGATGACGCCCTTGAACCTGAAGAAATGGAAGATGAAGCGCTCAGCACAGAGTCAGGTTTTAAGCGTTACATAGAATTAAAAGAAGAATTCAAGCAAAGTGTCCGCAAAATTGTTGAATTAGGGGTTGGCGTCGTTCTCGTCGACCGCGGCGTCCACGATATGGCTGAGGAAATCTTGACAGATGCCGGCGTACTGGTTGTACAGCGGGTTTCATCTAAAGACATGCGGCGAGTTGCTGACCACACTGGTGCTAGAATGATGAAACGCACCGGTCTAAAGAAAGAAATTGCTGATATTAGCAAATATCTTGGTCAGACTGAGCGTGTCTATGAGGATGAAAAACTGGAGCAAATTCGCGTGATGGGCGGGCGGGGCAAGCCGATGGCCACCATCTTGGTGGGGGCTGCGACCGAAGAAATTGTTGGTGAGCGGGAACGTATTGCCAAAGATGCCGCCTCAAGCGTGCAAGCGGCGATAAAAGGCGGTTATGTGCCTGGTGGCGGTGCGGTAGAGCTCGCCCTGGCACGTGATTTGGAAAAGTCTCGTGACAGTGTCAAAGGAATGGCGTCATACGGCTTGGAATGTGTGCTGAACGCTCTGAAACGCCCGCTATCGCAAATCGTACATAATGCCGGCTTTAATCCGCTGGAAAAGGTGGAAGAAGCCAATGCCGCTCAATTGGCTGCAGGCAGTGATTCGCTAGGCGTTGATTGCGACACCGGACATGTCTGTGATATGCTGACTCTCGGAGTCATTGATCCGACGCCGGTTAAACTCCACGCCATTAAAGCCGCAGGCGAGGTGGCGGTTGCGATTTTGCGCATTGACACGATTATTAAGAAAAAGGATGATGGCGCCGCCGCTAAACCCAGCGCAGGCGACGCCGGTATGCCTGACTTTTAG
- the grpE gene encoding nucleotide exchange factor GrpE has protein sequence MQKKRKAEEQVAVEAEVMEQAADANQEICFNPEEIQRMMKLVEDKNQLLEEQTDRYKRLQADFDNFRRRTKTEKEELAQVVTEAIVVKLLPVIDNFERACSAGATQDAAAILDGVVLTYKQFMTTLEKLDIRPIDAVGAAFDPNLHEAVMTAPDENSPEGTVLAEFQRGYTLGAKAIRPSMVKVSTH, from the coding sequence ATGCAAAAAAAGCGAAAAGCCGAAGAACAAGTTGCCGTAGAGGCAGAAGTCATGGAGCAAGCTGCAGACGCAAACCAGGAGATTTGCTTCAACCCAGAAGAAATACAGCGTATGATGAAATTGGTTGAAGATAAGAATCAACTGCTGGAAGAGCAGACAGACCGCTATAAACGCTTACAAGCAGATTTTGATAACTTTCGCCGCCGAACTAAGACTGAGAAAGAAGAGCTGGCGCAAGTTGTTACCGAAGCGATCGTCGTGAAGCTGCTACCAGTAATTGATAACTTTGAACGCGCCTGCTCTGCTGGCGCAACGCAGGATGCTGCCGCTATACTGGATGGTGTAGTGCTGACTTACAAGCAGTTCATGACAACGCTGGAGAAGCTGGATATTCGCCCGATTGATGCAGTCGGCGCAGCGTTTGACCCCAATTTGCACGAAGCTGTTATGACCGCGCCTGACGAGAATAGCCCAGAAGGGACCGTGCTCGCAGAGTTCCAGCGCGGCTATACGCTAGGTGCCAAAGCAATTAGACCCAGCATGGTCAAAGTGTCAACCCATTAG
- the dnaK gene encoding molecular chaperone DnaK, whose product MAKVIGIDLGTTNSVVAVMEGGEPLVIANAEGSRLTPSIVGFAKNGERLVGQIAKRQAVANPDRTISSIKRHMGTGYKVRIDDKDFTPQEISAQILQKLKQDAEAYLGQPIKQAVITVPAYFTDSQRQATKDAGAIAGLEVLRIINEPTAAALAYGLDKGEDHTILVFDLGGGTFDVSILELGDGVFEVKATHGNNRLGGDDFDERVMNWLVSEFRKESGVDLSNDRMAMQRLKEAAEKAKIELSGVLTSNVNLPFITADQTGPKHLDINLTRAKFDELTSDLVESTMGPTRQAMRDAGLDPKDINKVILVGGSTRIPAVQEAIKKFLGKEPFKGVNPDECVAVGAAIQAGVLVGEVKDVLLLDVTPLSLGIETLGGVFTKIIDRNTTIPSSKKQTFSTASDNQPSVDIHVLQGEREMARDNKTLGRFELSGIPPAPRGVPKIEVAFDIDANGIVHVSAKDLGTGKEQKITITSSGGLNKDEVERMVKEAEANAAEDKKRKEEVEVRNNADSLVYNAEKTIKEMGDKADKALADNVQKAADKLKETLKGSDVEAIKKDTEELQKPLYELASEVYKNAGPQEGAAGFDPGAAAGAGAQDAPKGEKVVDAEYKVVDDEKK is encoded by the coding sequence ATGGCTAAAGTAATTGGTATAGACCTTGGAACCACAAATTCGGTTGTCGCAGTCATGGAAGGCGGCGAACCTCTCGTTATTGCCAACGCGGAAGGCAGTCGCTTAACCCCGTCTATCGTCGGCTTTGCAAAAAACGGTGAGCGGCTGGTTGGACAGATTGCTAAGCGTCAGGCTGTTGCCAATCCGGATCGCACCATTAGTTCGATCAAACGGCACATGGGAACAGGCTATAAAGTCCGTATAGATGATAAAGACTTCACCCCGCAAGAAATCTCTGCTCAGATCCTGCAAAAACTCAAGCAGGATGCCGAAGCGTACTTAGGTCAACCTATCAAACAGGCAGTCATCACTGTTCCGGCCTACTTCACCGATAGTCAGCGTCAGGCAACCAAAGATGCCGGCGCAATCGCCGGTCTCGAGGTGCTGCGGATCATTAACGAACCGACGGCTGCCGCGCTGGCCTATGGTCTCGATAAAGGTGAAGATCACACGATTTTGGTATTTGACCTCGGCGGCGGCACGTTCGACGTATCAATTCTCGAACTGGGTGACGGCGTATTTGAAGTCAAGGCCACTCACGGTAACAACCGCCTGGGCGGCGATGACTTCGACGAGCGAGTGATGAATTGGCTGGTCAGCGAATTCCGTAAAGAATCGGGCGTTGACCTCTCGAATGACCGTATGGCTATGCAACGGTTGAAAGAAGCGGCTGAAAAAGCGAAAATTGAGTTGTCAGGCGTGTTAACTTCAAATGTCAACCTGCCGTTTATCACGGCTGACCAAACAGGACCGAAGCATCTTGACATCAACCTAACCCGGGCGAAATTTGATGAACTGACTTCCGATCTTGTTGAATCGACGATGGGACCAACCCGTCAGGCGATGCGTGACGCAGGTCTTGACCCGAAAGACATCAACAAAGTCATACTTGTTGGCGGCTCTACCCGGATTCCTGCTGTGCAAGAAGCAATAAAAAAATTCCTTGGGAAAGAACCGTTCAAAGGCGTCAATCCAGACGAATGCGTCGCCGTCGGTGCTGCTATTCAGGCAGGCGTATTGGTTGGCGAAGTAAAAGATGTCCTTTTGCTTGATGTTACTCCGCTTTCTCTTGGCATTGAAACTCTTGGCGGCGTGTTCACCAAAATCATTGACCGCAATACCACCATTCCTAGCTCGAAAAAGCAGACCTTCTCGACTGCGTCTGATAATCAGCCGTCTGTTGATATTCACGTGCTGCAGGGCGAGCGGGAAATGGCCAGAGATAATAAGACCCTCGGTCGCTTCGAACTATCGGGAATTCCGCCCGCACCGCGCGGCGTGCCCAAAATTGAGGTAGCCTTTGACATTGACGCCAACGGTATTGTCCATGTGTCTGCCAAAGACCTCGGCACAGGCAAAGAGCAGAAGATCACCATCACTTCCTCCGGCGGCTTGAACAAAGACGAAGTGGAACGTATGGTTAAGGAAGCCGAAGCCAACGCCGCAGAGGACAAAAAACGCAAAGAAGAAGTCGAAGTGCGTAACAATGCTGATTCGCTTGTCTACAATGCCGAAAAAACCATCAAAGAAATGGGCGACAAAGCCGATAAAGCACTCGCCGACAATGTGCAAAAAGCTGCCGATAAGCTCAAAGAAACGCTGAAAGGCTCCGATGTCGAGGCGATCAAAAAAGACACTGAGGAGCTGCAAAAGCCGCTATATGAGCTGGCATCTGAAGTATATAAAAATGCTGGTCCGCAAGAAGGGGCCGCAGGATTTGACCCAGGCGCAGCCGCCGGTGCAGGCGCACAAGACGCGCCAAAAGGTGAAAAAGTGGTTGATGCTGAATACAAAGTGGTAGATGACGAAAAGAAATAA
- the dnaJ gene encoding molecular chaperone DnaJ, which yields MSKRDFYEVLGVPKTATEDELKKAYRKLARKYHPDLNPDNKEEAERNIKEVNEAYEVLSDSQKRTQYDQFGHDAFQAGQSGAGGYNPFGGGAGGFSDIFDMFFGQSGFGGSGGQRNGPEKGADLRFDMEISFEQAAFGVETEVQIPRTEECTTCHGSGAAAGTHPETCPQCKGSGQTQVIQNTPFGRMVNVRACERCHGEGKIIHTPCRDCKGQGRVRRNRKIKVKIPAGVDTGSRLRVAHEGEAGLRGGPQGDLYVYIFVKQHKLFSREGNDVLCEVPVSFVQAALGDEIDVPTLDGKVKMRVPEGTQSGTVLRLKDKGIPYLRGNGRGDQNVRIKVVTPHKLSEKQKQLLQDFARASGENINPEEKGFFKKMKDALGGTI from the coding sequence GTGAGCAAACGAGATTTTTACGAAGTGCTCGGCGTGCCAAAGACGGCTACGGAGGATGAACTAAAAAAGGCGTACCGGAAGTTGGCCCGCAAATATCATCCTGACCTCAATCCGGACAATAAAGAAGAGGCCGAGCGCAATATAAAAGAAGTTAATGAAGCCTATGAGGTGTTGTCTGATTCGCAAAAGCGCACCCAATATGATCAATTCGGCCACGACGCTTTCCAAGCCGGACAAAGCGGCGCCGGAGGGTATAATCCCTTCGGCGGCGGCGCCGGCGGCTTCTCTGACATTTTCGATATGTTTTTCGGTCAGTCAGGGTTTGGTGGCAGTGGTGGTCAGCGAAACGGCCCGGAAAAAGGCGCCGATCTTCGCTTTGATATGGAAATCAGTTTTGAACAAGCAGCGTTCGGTGTAGAAACAGAAGTCCAAATACCGCGCACAGAAGAATGCACAACCTGTCATGGCTCAGGCGCAGCTGCTGGCACGCATCCGGAGACTTGCCCGCAGTGCAAAGGTTCAGGCCAGACCCAGGTGATTCAGAATACGCCCTTTGGCCGCATGGTCAATGTCCGGGCCTGTGAACGCTGTCACGGTGAAGGCAAGATCATCCATACTCCTTGCCGCGATTGTAAGGGGCAAGGCCGCGTGCGGCGCAACCGCAAAATCAAGGTCAAAATTCCAGCCGGTGTCGATACTGGTTCGCGGCTGCGTGTCGCGCACGAGGGAGAAGCTGGCTTGCGTGGCGGCCCACAGGGCGACCTGTATGTGTATATCTTTGTAAAACAACATAAATTGTTTTCTAGGGAAGGCAATGATGTGTTGTGTGAAGTTCCCGTCAGCTTCGTGCAGGCTGCACTAGGTGACGAAATTGATGTGCCTACCCTGGATGGCAAGGTGAAGATGCGGGTGCCGGAAGGCACGCAGTCTGGCACTGTGCTCCGGTTAAAAGACAAGGGCATTCCTTATCTGCGCGGCAATGGCCGCGGCGATCAGAATGTCCGCATTAAAGTAGTAACCCCCCATAAGCTCAGCGAAAAACAGAAACAGCTATTGCAGGATTTTGCCCGCGCTAGCGGTGAAAATATCAACCCTGAGGAAAAAGGTTTCTTCAAAAAAATGAAGGACGCTCTAGGCGGCACCATCTGA
- the prmA gene encoding 50S ribosomal protein L11 methyltransferase, with translation MKWAEISIQTSHEATEAVAELFHELGASGVVIEDPELVNSYRRSGTWDYCDIPEDLNPEVVTIKAYLPVDEQLDDKLRLFEGQVNDLALHDLDKGRGSIACREVQDEDWAMSWKAYYHPVKVGETIVIKPSWEEYTELPGDVVIELDPGMAFGTGTHHTTVLCLRCLEDVIRTGSVVFDIGTGTGVLAIAAAKLGAGRVTAVDFDPVAVNVAEENINNNRVAAIVSVRQGDLLTGVEGQADVIVANIVADVIIRMLPQVPDRLTQGGYICASGIIADRIADVTAAMLEQGLLIEKVVEEGGWAAMVASKGSV, from the coding sequence ATGAAATGGGCAGAAATCAGTATTCAGACCTCGCATGAGGCGACGGAAGCAGTGGCCGAGCTTTTTCATGAGCTTGGCGCCAGCGGTGTGGTGATCGAAGATCCGGAGCTTGTGAATTCCTATCGGCGCTCGGGAACCTGGGACTATTGTGACATTCCTGAAGACCTTAATCCGGAAGTTGTCACCATCAAAGCTTACCTGCCAGTTGACGAGCAACTTGATGACAAGCTTCGTCTATTTGAAGGCCAAGTCAATGATCTAGCTTTGCATGATCTTGATAAAGGCCGCGGCTCTATTGCTTGCCGTGAAGTGCAAGATGAAGACTGGGCTATGTCCTGGAAGGCCTATTACCATCCGGTTAAGGTTGGCGAAACGATCGTCATCAAACCGTCCTGGGAAGAGTATACCGAGCTGCCGGGGGATGTTGTCATTGAACTCGATCCTGGCATGGCTTTTGGAACCGGCACTCACCATACCACCGTTCTGTGTCTTCGCTGTCTGGAAGACGTAATTAGGACGGGAAGTGTCGTGTTTGATATCGGTACTGGCACCGGCGTGCTGGCGATTGCTGCCGCTAAGCTGGGCGCTGGCCGCGTGACGGCGGTTGATTTTGATCCGGTCGCGGTAAACGTGGCTGAAGAAAATATCAACAATAATCGAGTCGCTGCGATTGTTAGTGTCCGGCAAGGCGATTTATTGACCGGTGTAGAAGGCCAGGCAGATGTGATTGTTGCCAATATTGTCGCTGATGTGATCATTCGGATGCTGCCGCAAGTTCCTGACCGACTGACGCAGGGCGGGTACATCTGTGCGTCAGGAATTATTGCTGACCGCATAGCTGATGTGACCGCAGCTATGCTAGAACAAGGACTGCTGATTGAAAAAGTCGTTGAGGAAGGTGGCTGGGCGGCTATGGTCGCCAGCAAGGGAAGTGTGTAA
- a CDS encoding 16S rRNA (uracil(1498)-N(3))-methyltransferase, whose translation MRRFFLADAIEASSLIQLSGQDARHISQVLRLGPGDVIEVAGLSGRVGVARIEHVDNDHVTAYVESLKTGGAEPPVSLILAQGLPKADKMEFIIQKAVELGVCAIAPMVCEHSVVRYDAKKAANRVERWQSIAREAAKQSKRDSIPTVAPIRELKQVLQECPDDTVILMLYEGKTPVCLREVLRQPSAASYLLLIGPEGGFSQAEVELCQQFGGQSVTLGPRILRTETASLAAVSIVLYELGDLGGLPCRE comes from the coding sequence ATGCGTCGTTTTTTTCTTGCTGATGCAATTGAAGCCAGCAGCCTGATACAACTATCAGGTCAAGATGCTCGTCATATCAGTCAGGTACTTCGGCTGGGACCAGGTGATGTCATTGAGGTTGCCGGGCTTTCCGGCCGAGTTGGCGTAGCCAGAATAGAGCATGTCGATAATGACCACGTGACTGCCTATGTAGAATCACTAAAAACCGGCGGCGCAGAGCCGCCGGTTTCCCTAATTTTAGCGCAGGGTTTACCAAAAGCCGACAAAATGGAATTTATCATCCAAAAAGCAGTCGAGTTGGGGGTGTGCGCAATTGCCCCCATGGTCTGCGAACATTCAGTGGTTCGCTATGATGCGAAAAAGGCCGCTAACCGTGTAGAACGCTGGCAAAGCATCGCCCGCGAAGCAGCCAAGCAATCCAAACGGGACAGTATTCCGACTGTTGCACCGATTCGTGAGCTAAAACAGGTGCTGCAAGAGTGTCCTGACGATACCGTAATTCTTATGCTATATGAAGGAAAAACTCCGGTCTGCCTGCGGGAGGTACTGCGCCAGCCGTCGGCAGCTTCCTACCTGTTGCTGATCGGCCCGGAGGGCGGTTTCAGCCAGGCCGAAGTGGAGCTTTGCCAGCAATTTGGCGGCCAGAGTGTGACCTTGGGGCCGCGTATACTTAGGACCGAAACAGCTTCTTTGGCCGCTGTTTCTATTGTTCTTTATGAATTAGGAGATTTGGGGGGCTTGCCATGCCGCGAGTAG
- the mtaB gene encoding tRNA (N(6)-L-threonylcarbamoyladenosine(37)-C(2))-methylthiotransferase MtaB, whose product MPRVAFITLGCKVNQFETEVIEGLFAQQGYQAVDSDEPADIYVINTCSVTHVGEKKSRQLIRRASRLNPEAMIVVTGCYAQISPDQVAAIPGVDLIIGTQDRRRIVELVEAARDQRQQVNAVSDIMQAWEFEDIPLFSRQGRTRAFLKIQEGCDNYCTYCIIPYTRGHLRSRPLASVIAEAEKLITAGFQEIVLTGIHLGAYGRDLGGISLEDAVAALLALPTLQRVRLSSLESIEVSDGLVRLMEQDERFCRHLHLPLQAGSDPVLQAMNRHYTTADFRRQLDALLARLPDLAVSTDIIVGFPGETEELFEQALAFVATLPLARIHVFPYSPRAGTPAATYSGQISEAEKKRRTHAMQEVGDILAKEYRRRYVGNQGTVLFEHAKPGLAEGLTSNYLRVYVKETSDLAGQIHCVRLDSLYKDGLLGTLLSSRSSNET is encoded by the coding sequence ATGCCGCGAGTAGCTTTTATTACCCTCGGCTGTAAAGTCAATCAATTCGAGACAGAAGTCATTGAAGGCCTGTTTGCCCAGCAAGGCTACCAAGCTGTCGATTCTGATGAGCCAGCCGATATCTATGTCATTAATACCTGTTCTGTCACCCATGTTGGCGAAAAAAAGTCACGCCAACTCATCCGACGTGCTTCAAGATTGAATCCAGAGGCAATGATTGTCGTAACAGGCTGCTACGCGCAGATTTCGCCTGATCAGGTTGCCGCGATTCCGGGCGTCGATCTCATCATCGGCACGCAAGACAGACGGCGCATTGTTGAACTGGTCGAAGCGGCACGCGACCAACGCCAGCAAGTAAATGCTGTTAGCGACATCATGCAGGCCTGGGAATTTGAAGATATCCCCTTGTTTTCACGCCAGGGTCGAACCAGGGCATTTCTCAAAATCCAAGAAGGCTGCGATAATTACTGCACCTATTGTATCATTCCCTACACCCGGGGCCATTTGCGCTCCCGACCGCTAGCAAGCGTGATTGCTGAAGCCGAAAAACTGATCACAGCTGGCTTTCAGGAGATTGTCTTAACCGGTATCCATCTTGGCGCCTACGGCCGGGATCTCGGCGGTATCAGTCTGGAAGATGCAGTCGCTGCTCTGTTAGCCCTGCCAACACTGCAACGCGTTCGATTGAGCTCGCTCGAGTCGATCGAGGTGTCAGACGGCCTTGTCCGGTTAATGGAGCAGGATGAACGCTTCTGCCGCCATCTCCATCTGCCTTTGCAGGCTGGCAGCGATCCTGTATTACAAGCCATGAACCGACATTACACGACTGCAGACTTCCGGCGTCAGCTCGACGCACTGTTAGCGCGTTTGCCCGATTTGGCTGTTTCTACCGACATTATTGTTGGCTTTCCTGGCGAAACGGAGGAACTGTTTGAGCAAGCACTTGCCTTTGTTGCCACATTGCCGCTGGCCAGGATTCATGTGTTTCCCTATTCACCGCGGGCAGGTACACCGGCGGCAACCTATTCCGGACAAATCAGCGAAGCAGAAAAAAAACGTCGAACTCATGCGATGCAGGAAGTCGGCGATATACTGGCTAAAGAATATCGGCGCCGCTATGTCGGCAACCAGGGCACAGTTCTTTTTGAACATGCAAAACCCGGACTGGCAGAAGGCCTCACCAGCAATTATCTACGCGTCTATGTAAAAGAAACCAGCGATTTAGCGGGTCAAATCCACTGTGTCAGGTTGGACTCTCTCTATAAAGACGGTCTGCTAGGAACTCTGCTTAGCTCGCGCTCATCAAATGAAACTTGA